The uncultured Hyphomonas sp. genome includes a region encoding these proteins:
- the nuoG gene encoding NADH-quinone oxidoreductase subunit NuoG — translation MSDLFKINIDGKEIEVPKTYTLMQACEEAGAEIPRFCYHERLSVAGNCRMCLVEWEGAPKPIASCAQNVGDMRPNRDGSAPNIRTKGPYVEKARNGVMEFLLINHPLDCPICDQGGECDLQDQAVAYGRAGSRYDENKRAVEDKNMGPLVKTIMTRCIQCTRCVRFVAEVGGVEEIGMISRGESAEITTYLEKNLTSELSGNVIDLCPVGALTSKPYAFNARPWELRKTSSIDVMDAMGASIRVDAKGDGVMRIMPEVNEDVNEEWLSDKSRFVWDGLARQRLDKPYVRVDGRLKPATWGEAFAAAKDALSKPAEKIGVVAGDLIEVEQAKAALDLFRSLGVQSTDCRPAGAKYGTDGVRERYILNPTLAGVEEADALLLVGVNPRVEAAVWNARIRKTWLWADLKVALIGDAADLTYDYSHLGNSADALAKSETAEFLKDAKRPMIVLGEGALLGEDGDAVLAAAIKLANETGAIADDWAGFGVLHNAAGRVGALDTGFVPGEGGEATAGILGGGMETIVLLGADEVDLSKTTGATVIYVGSHGDAGASRADIILPSAAYTEMAATFVNTEGRVQVTSKAVQPKGEAREGWAIFRALSDVMGKTLPYDTVDALREGLRENEVFAGIGYAPGAAGAEALKAVPEGAGSLSSTPFKPVIGDFYLTNPIARASKTMAECSALATALDTPVAAE, via the coding sequence ATGTCCGATCTGTTCAAAATCAATATCGACGGCAAGGAAATCGAGGTTCCGAAGACCTACACGCTGATGCAGGCGTGTGAGGAGGCCGGCGCCGAGATCCCGCGCTTCTGCTATCATGAGCGCCTGTCTGTGGCGGGCAACTGCCGCATGTGCCTCGTGGAGTGGGAAGGCGCGCCGAAGCCGATTGCATCCTGTGCGCAGAATGTCGGCGACATGCGCCCGAACCGCGATGGTTCCGCACCGAATATCCGCACCAAGGGGCCTTATGTCGAAAAGGCCCGCAACGGGGTGATGGAGTTCCTGCTCATCAACCACCCGCTGGATTGCCCGATCTGTGACCAGGGCGGCGAGTGCGACCTGCAGGACCAGGCCGTGGCCTATGGCCGGGCCGGCAGCCGCTATGACGAAAACAAGCGCGCCGTCGAAGACAAGAACATGGGTCCGCTGGTCAAGACGATCATGACCCGCTGCATCCAGTGCACGCGCTGCGTCCGCTTTGTCGCAGAAGTCGGTGGTGTGGAAGAGATCGGCATGATCAGCCGCGGCGAGAGCGCCGAGATCACGACATATCTTGAGAAGAACCTGACGTCCGAGCTTTCCGGCAACGTGATCGACCTTTGCCCGGTCGGCGCGCTGACATCGAAGCCTTACGCTTTCAATGCGCGCCCGTGGGAGCTGCGCAAGACGTCCTCCATCGATGTGATGGACGCCATGGGCGCGTCGATCCGCGTCGACGCCAAGGGCGACGGCGTGATGCGCATCATGCCGGAAGTGAATGAGGACGTTAACGAGGAATGGCTGTCCGACAAATCCCGCTTCGTGTGGGACGGTCTCGCCCGCCAGCGCCTCGACAAGCCTTATGTCCGCGTCGATGGCCGCCTGAAACCGGCGACCTGGGGCGAAGCCTTTGCGGCCGCGAAGGACGCGCTGTCGAAGCCGGCCGAGAAGATCGGCGTTGTGGCTGGTGACCTGATCGAAGTTGAGCAGGCCAAGGCCGCGCTCGACCTGTTCCGCTCGCTCGGCGTGCAGAGCACCGATTGCCGTCCGGCAGGCGCGAAGTATGGCACCGACGGTGTGCGCGAACGCTACATCCTGAACCCGACGCTGGCCGGTGTGGAAGAAGCTGACGCGCTGCTGCTCGTTGGCGTCAATCCGCGCGTCGAAGCCGCTGTCTGGAACGCCCGCATTCGCAAGACCTGGCTCTGGGCTGACCTGAAAGTCGCCCTGATCGGTGACGCGGCAGACCTGACCTATGACTACTCCCATCTTGGCAACAGCGCCGATGCGCTGGCGAAGTCCGAGACGGCTGAGTTCCTGAAAGACGCCAAGCGCCCGATGATTGTGCTCGGCGAAGGTGCGCTGCTGGGTGAGGATGGCGACGCCGTTCTGGCCGCGGCGATCAAGCTGGCCAACGAGACAGGCGCAATTGCTGACGATTGGGCAGGCTTCGGCGTACTTCACAATGCAGCTGGCCGCGTTGGCGCCCTGGATACCGGCTTCGTGCCGGGTGAAGGCGGTGAGGCGACGGCGGGTATCCTCGGCGGCGGCATGGAGACGATTGTTCTTCTTGGCGCCGACGAAGTGGACCTGTCGAAAACCACCGGCGCAACGGTCATCTATGTCGGCTCGCACGGCGATGCCGGGGCAAGCCGCGCAGACATCATCCTGCCGTCGGCCGCCTACACCGAAATGGCCGCAACCTTCGTCAACACCGAAGGCCGCGTGCAGGTCACATCCAAAGCTGTCCAGCCGAAAGGCGAGGCCCGCGAAGGCTGGGCGATCTTCCGTGCGCTGTCTGACGTGATGGGCAAGACCCTGCCTTACGACACGGTCGACGCGCTGCGCGAAGGCCTGCGGGAAAACGAAGTGTTTGCAGGTATCGGCTACGCGCCGGGCGCAGCAGGTGCCGAGGCGCTCAAGGCTGTTCCGGAAGGGGCTGGCAGCCTCTCCAGCACGCCGTTCAAGCCGGTGATCGGGGACTTCTACCTGACCAATCCGATCGCTCGTGCATCGAAAACCATGGCGGAATGCTCTGCGCTGGCGACAGCGCTGGACACTCCGGTAGCAGCGGAGTAG
- the nuoH gene encoding NADH-quinone oxidoreductase subunit NuoH has product MSNYIESMGQFWGPLMVLGQIGLFTLVLLLSIAFLLLLDRKVWAGVMMRKGPNVVGPFGLLQSFADFGKFLLKEIVIPAGANKFVFLFAPILTCTLAFAAWSAIPVAPGTVSGTSWVISNLNVGVLYLFAISSLGVYGIIMGGWASNSKYPFLGALRSAAQMVSYEVSIGLVIITVILQAGSMNLADIVNNQDGGFWNWHVLSFQNFPLIVVMVPMFIIFFVSALAETNRPPFDLPEAESELVAGYQVEYGSTPYLLFMLGEYLNIVLMCAMMTLLFLGGWHGPVALGDEFVRDHPFLTSFSGLFWFMFKTFFFFFLFAMVKAIVPRYRYDQLMRLGWKIFLPTALFAVLVVGGYVAYMGVQS; this is encoded by the coding sequence ATGAGTAACTACATCGAGTCTATGGGACAGTTCTGGGGCCCCTTGATGGTCCTCGGCCAGATCGGCCTGTTCACGCTGGTCCTGCTTCTCTCGATCGCATTCCTGCTGTTGCTCGACCGCAAGGTCTGGGCCGGTGTGATGATGCGCAAAGGCCCGAACGTGGTTGGCCCGTTCGGCCTGCTCCAGTCCTTCGCGGACTTCGGAAAGTTCCTCCTCAAAGAGATCGTCATCCCGGCGGGCGCGAACAAGTTCGTCTTCCTGTTTGCGCCGATCCTGACCTGTACGCTGGCCTTCGCCGCATGGTCTGCGATCCCGGTTGCGCCCGGCACCGTCAGCGGCACGAGCTGGGTCATTTCGAACCTGAACGTTGGCGTGCTGTACCTGTTTGCGATCAGTTCCCTCGGTGTTTACGGCATCATCATGGGCGGCTGGGCCTCGAACTCGAAATACCCGTTCCTCGGCGCGCTGCGGTCTGCTGCGCAGATGGTTTCCTATGAGGTCTCCATCGGTCTCGTGATCATTACGGTCATCCTGCAGGCTGGCTCCATGAACCTTGCGGACATCGTCAACAACCAGGACGGCGGTTTCTGGAACTGGCATGTTCTGAGCTTCCAGAATTTCCCGCTGATCGTGGTGATGGTGCCGATGTTCATCATCTTCTTCGTCTCGGCCCTGGCAGAAACGAACCGTCCGCCGTTCGACCTGCCGGAAGCGGAATCCGAACTCGTCGCCGGTTACCAGGTTGAATATGGCTCGACGCCATACCTGCTCTTCATGCTGGGTGAATACCTGAACATCGTCCTGATGTGCGCGATGATGACGCTCCTCTTCCTCGGCGGCTGGCATGGCCCGGTTGCGCTGGGTGACGAGTTTGTCCGCGACCATCCGTTCCTGACCAGCTTCTCCGGGCTGTTCTGGTTCATGTTCAAGACGTTCTTCTTCTTCTTCCTCTTCGCGATGGTGAAGGCCATCGTGCCGCGCTACCGCTATGACCAGCTGATGCGCCTCGGCTGGAAGATTTTCCTGCCGACTGCGCTTTTCGCGGTTCTCGTGGTTGGCGGGTATGTCGCTTACATGGGAGTTCAGTCATGA
- the nuoI gene encoding NADH-quinone oxidoreductase subunit NuoI encodes MSLAQTIRGALLTDFLGALWLATLEMFRRKATVNYPFEKNPLSPRFRGEHALRRYASGEERCIACKLCEAICPAQAITIEAEPRADGARRTTRYDIDMVKCIYCGFCQEACPVDAIVEGPNFEFATETREELFYDKDRLLANGDRWERLIAKNLELDAPYR; translated from the coding sequence ATGAGCCTCGCGCAGACCATCCGCGGCGCGCTGCTGACCGATTTCCTCGGGGCCCTCTGGCTGGCCACGCTGGAAATGTTCCGCCGCAAGGCCACAGTGAACTATCCGTTCGAGAAAAACCCGCTGTCGCCGCGTTTCCGCGGTGAGCACGCGCTGCGCCGCTACGCCTCGGGCGAAGAACGCTGCATTGCCTGTAAGCTTTGCGAAGCGATCTGCCCGGCGCAGGCCATCACGATTGAAGCTGAACCGCGTGCAGACGGCGCCCGCCGCACGACGCGCTACGACATCGACATGGTGAAATGCATCTATTGCGGCTTCTGTCAGGAAGCCTGCCCGGTGGATGCGATTGTCGAGGGGCCGAACTTCGAGTTTGCGACCGAAACCCGCGAGGAACTGTTCTACGACAAGGATCGCCTTCTCGCGAATGGCGACCGCTGGGAACGTCTCATCGCAAAGAATCTGGAACTGGACGCACCCTATCGCTAG
- a CDS encoding NADH-quinone oxidoreductase subunit J: MALIAFYLMAAVTLVSALMVIMARNPVHSVLWLILAFFSAAGLFVLIGAEFIAMLLVVVYVGAVAVLFLFVVMMLDVDFVELKDGTLKYWPFAMLVGVIFAAEIFMASVFGVNTRPDAFDAAPGAETNAEAIGQVMYTEYLLLFQLAGVVLLVAMIGAIVLTLRHRPHVKRQNIAKQTSRRRSDAYELKDPKPGQGI, from the coding sequence GTGGCACTGATCGCATTCTACCTGATGGCTGCGGTGACGCTCGTGTCAGCGCTAATGGTCATCATGGCGCGGAACCCCGTCCACTCCGTGCTGTGGCTGATCCTGGCCTTTTTCTCGGCAGCGGGCCTGTTCGTCCTGATCGGGGCGGAATTTATCGCCATGCTGCTGGTCGTTGTTTATGTCGGCGCCGTCGCGGTGCTGTTCCTGTTCGTCGTCATGATGCTGGACGTGGACTTCGTCGAGCTGAAGGACGGCACACTGAAATACTGGCCGTTCGCCATGCTGGTCGGCGTCATTTTCGCGGCAGAGATCTTCATGGCGTCGGTGTTCGGTGTGAACACACGGCCGGATGCCTTCGATGCTGCGCCGGGCGCGGAGACCAACGCCGAAGCCATCGGTCAGGTCATGTACACTGAATACCTGCTGCTGTTCCAACTGGCTGGCGTTGTGCTGCTGGTTGCGATGATCGGTGCCATTGTCCTGACGCTGCGCCACCGTCCGCACGTGAAACGCCAGAACATTGCCAAGCAGACGTCGCGCCGCCGCAGCGATGCCTATGAACTGAAGGACCCCAAGCCGGGGCAGGGGATCTGA
- the nuoK gene encoding NADH-quinone oxidoreductase subunit NuoK — MELGLSHYLAVSAALFTIGVVGIFVNRKNIIVILMAIELILLSVNLNLVAFSVFSGTIAGQIFAMLVLTVAAAEAAVGLAILVVYFRNRRDISVENVDMMKG; from the coding sequence ATGGAACTCGGGCTTTCCCATTATCTTGCGGTGTCGGCCGCCCTGTTCACGATCGGGGTGGTAGGCATTTTCGTGAACCGGAAGAACATCATCGTCATCCTGATGGCGATCGAGCTGATCCTCCTTTCGGTGAACCTGAACCTGGTCGCTTTCTCGGTCTTCTCCGGCACGATTGCCGGGCAGATCTTTGCCATGCTCGTGCTGACTGTTGCTGCCGCCGAGGCCGCCGTCGGTCTTGCCATCCTGGTCGTCTACTTCCGGAACCGCAGAGACATCTCGGTCGAGAACGTAGACATGATGAAGGGCTAG
- the nuoL gene encoding NADH-quinone oxidoreductase subunit L — translation MLSDALLLFIVLAPGLVALTGLFHKQIGDKVVMFATTGVVLTAGALSLFQLFAYAAGIGGHAEEAAHHGAEHGAAITQHIITLMPWIHVGDFQADWAIRVDTLSIVMMAVITGVSGLVHLYSWGYMSEEPHKARFFAYLSLFTFAMLMLVTADNFIQLFFGWEGVGLASYLLIGFWYQNKAPNDASIKAFVTNRVGDFGLALGIMAVFCIYGTVEFAPFMEALRENAVVTPIAFAEAAPAREVIMEFLGYRVWAVEVIGVLLFIGAMGKSAQFFLHVWLPDAMEGPTPVSALIHAATMVTAGVYLVCLLSPLFEYTLVAAGMVTVVGAVTALYAATVGMAQNDIKRVIAYSTCSQLGYMFFAAGVGAYEAAMFHLFTHAFFKALLFLGAGSVIHGMHHEQDMRKMGGLARFMPLTYAAMMIGTIAIIGLGVPHTKLGFAGFFSKDAILESAFAGGVEHVAFGQMAFWFGIVAAFLTSFYSWRLIYMTFHGPMASESAHDDHAHAAHGAHDAHAHDDHAHDVHGHGHDHTPHESPPVMLIPLGLLSLGAIFSGFFFYDYFVDHSNEAFWAGAIYRASENHVLHARHDVPEWVIYAPLIVTLGGFVLATMTYFFNRGVGKRIADSGGPLHSLFYNKWYFDEIYNATLVRGAAFLGNIFWKADKKVIDGAGADGMTALTLFSARRLSAMHTGRLYHYAFIIIGAALVFGALMWLHAGGAH, via the coding sequence ATGCTTTCTGACGCACTTCTCCTCTTTATCGTCCTTGCGCCCGGCCTCGTGGCGCTGACGGGCCTGTTCCACAAGCAGATTGGCGACAAGGTCGTCATGTTTGCGACAACCGGCGTGGTCCTGACGGCCGGTGCCCTGTCTCTGTTCCAGCTGTTCGCCTATGCCGCCGGGATTGGCGGGCATGCCGAAGAGGCAGCTCATCACGGCGCGGAACATGGCGCTGCCATCACGCAGCACATCATCACGCTGATGCCGTGGATCCATGTTGGTGATTTCCAGGCCGACTGGGCGATCCGCGTCGACACGCTGTCCATTGTCATGATGGCGGTGATCACCGGCGTGTCCGGCCTCGTGCATCTCTATTCCTGGGGCTATATGAGCGAAGAGCCGCACAAGGCGCGCTTCTTTGCCTACCTGTCGCTCTTCACCTTCGCCATGCTGATGCTGGTGACGGCAGACAACTTCATCCAGCTCTTCTTCGGCTGGGAAGGCGTGGGCCTCGCCTCCTACCTGCTGATCGGCTTCTGGTACCAGAACAAGGCGCCGAACGACGCCTCCATCAAAGCCTTCGTGACCAACCGTGTGGGTGATTTCGGTCTCGCGCTCGGCATCATGGCGGTGTTCTGCATCTACGGCACGGTCGAGTTCGCCCCCTTCATGGAAGCGCTGCGCGAGAACGCGGTTGTCACGCCGATCGCCTTTGCCGAGGCAGCCCCGGCGCGTGAGGTGATCATGGAATTTCTCGGCTACCGTGTCTGGGCCGTCGAAGTGATCGGCGTGCTGCTGTTCATCGGTGCGATGGGCAAGTCGGCCCAGTTCTTCCTGCATGTCTGGCTGCCGGACGCCATGGAAGGCCCGACGCCGGTGTCCGCCCTGATCCACGCCGCGACTATGGTGACCGCAGGTGTCTACCTTGTCTGCCTCCTGTCGCCGCTGTTCGAGTACACGCTCGTCGCTGCCGGGATGGTGACGGTGGTTGGCGCGGTTACCGCGCTCTACGCCGCAACCGTTGGCATGGCGCAGAACGACATCAAGCGCGTCATCGCCTATTCGACCTGTTCGCAGCTCGGCTACATGTTCTTCGCCGCAGGCGTCGGCGCCTATGAGGCGGCGATGTTCCACCTCTTCACGCACGCCTTCTTCAAGGCGCTCCTGTTCCTTGGCGCAGGCTCCGTGATCCACGGCATGCACCACGAGCAGGACATGCGGAAAATGGGTGGCCTCGCCAGATTCATGCCGCTGACCTATGCGGCCATGATGATCGGCACGATCGCCATCATCGGCCTCGGCGTGCCGCACACGAAACTGGGCTTTGCGGGCTTCTTCTCGAAGGATGCGATCCTGGAGAGCGCCTTCGCGGGCGGTGTCGAACATGTCGCCTTCGGCCAGATGGCTTTCTGGTTCGGTATCGTCGCGGCCTTCCTGACCAGCTTCTACTCCTGGCGCCTCATCTACATGACGTTCCACGGCCCGATGGCTTCGGAAAGCGCGCATGACGATCACGCGCATGCCGCACACGGTGCTCATGACGCCCACGCACATGACGATCATGCGCATGATGTTCACGGCCATGGCCACGATCACACGCCGCATGAGAGCCCGCCGGTCATGCTCATTCCGCTCGGCCTGCTGAGCCTTGGCGCAATCTTCTCGGGCTTCTTCTTCTACGATTACTTCGTCGACCATTCGAACGAAGCCTTCTGGGCGGGTGCGATCTATCGCGCGTCGGAAAACCATGTTCTCCACGCCCGCCATGACGTGCCGGAGTGGGTGATCTACGCCCCGCTGATCGTCACCCTTGGCGGCTTCGTCCTGGCCACGATGACCTACTTCTTCAATCGCGGCGTGGGCAAGCGCATCGCCGACAGCGGCGGCCCGCTTCACTCGCTGTTCTACAACAAGTGGTACTTCGACGAGATCTATAACGCGACGCTGGTGCGTGGCGCGGCCTTCCTGGGCAACATCTTCTGGAAGGCTGACAAGAAGGTCATCGACGGTGCCGGCGCTGACGGCATGACCGCGCTGACCCTGTTCAGTGCCCGCCGCCTGTCGGCCATGCACACCGGCCGCCTGTATCACTACGCATTCATCATTATTGGCGCAGCCCTCGTCTTCGGGGCGCTCATGTGGCTGCACGCCGGAGGGGCACACTAA
- a CDS encoding NADH-quinone oxidoreductase subunit M, which translates to MGGFPILSALTFLPLVGALIIMAVRAATAGSSSSESANEGRTALLAGLVITGATFLVSLAAFFYYDPSTPGYQLVEQHVWYQSISYKLGIDGLSLPLILLTTFLTPICLLASWNSIHTRVTEYVVAFLVLETFMIGVFTALDLVLFYIFFEAGLIPMFLIIGIWGGKEKIYAAFKFFLYTLLGSLLMLVAVVYMYITAGSSDFEVLEKFAFDPHVQTWLWLAFMASFAVKLPMWPVHTWLPDAHVQAPTAGSVILAGVLLKMGGYGFLRFSLPMFPDASHLFQPAMFALAVIAIVYTSLVAWRQTDMKKLIAYSSVAHMGFVTLGVFSFTEVGVQGAIFQMISHGFISGALFLIVGVVYDRMHTREIAAYGGLVHRMPVYATLFMLFTMANVGLPGTSGFIGEILTMVGGFQASTWAAAGAALGVIFSAVYMLTLYRRTVFGQITNPELESIKDMNRIELVTIVPLALLTLLFGVAPNLIFNLTEGAAKSILSMMAGG; encoded by the coding sequence ATGGGCGGGTTTCCCATTCTATCGGCGCTGACCTTCCTGCCGCTGGTTGGCGCACTGATCATCATGGCTGTGCGCGCAGCGACAGCTGGCAGCAGCTCGTCGGAGTCTGCCAATGAGGGGCGCACCGCGCTCCTGGCCGGCCTTGTCATCACTGGCGCGACGTTCCTCGTCTCGCTGGCGGCGTTCTTCTATTATGATCCGTCGACGCCCGGCTATCAGCTGGTCGAGCAGCACGTCTGGTACCAGTCGATCAGCTACAAGCTCGGCATTGACGGCCTGTCTCTGCCGCTGATCCTGCTGACGACGTTCCTGACGCCGATCTGCCTTCTGGCCAGCTGGAACTCGATCCATACGCGGGTCACGGAATATGTCGTTGCCTTCCTGGTGCTCGAGACGTTCATGATCGGCGTGTTTACCGCGCTCGACCTCGTCCTTTTCTACATCTTCTTCGAAGCCGGCCTGATCCCGATGTTCCTGATCATCGGCATCTGGGGCGGCAAGGAGAAGATCTACGCCGCGTTCAAATTCTTCCTCTACACGCTGCTCGGCTCGCTGCTGATGCTGGTCGCGGTCGTGTACATGTACATCACGGCAGGCAGCTCCGACTTTGAAGTGCTGGAGAAGTTCGCCTTCGATCCGCACGTGCAGACCTGGCTCTGGCTGGCCTTCATGGCGTCCTTTGCCGTGAAACTGCCGATGTGGCCGGTGCACACCTGGCTTCCGGACGCCCACGTTCAGGCGCCGACGGCAGGCTCTGTCATCCTGGCGGGCGTGCTGCTGAAGATGGGCGGCTACGGCTTCCTGCGCTTCTCGCTGCCGATGTTCCCGGATGCGAGCCATCTGTTCCAGCCGGCCATGTTCGCGCTGGCCGTCATTGCGATCGTCTACACATCGCTCGTCGCCTGGCGCCAGACGGACATGAAGAAGCTGATCGCTTATTCGTCCGTTGCGCACATGGGATTCGTCACGCTCGGTGTCTTCTCCTTCACCGAAGTTGGCGTGCAGGGCGCAATCTTCCAGATGATCAGCCACGGCTTCATCTCGGGCGCGCTCTTCCTGATCGTCGGCGTCGTCTACGACCGTATGCACACCCGCGAGATTGCGGCCTATGGCGGCCTCGTGCACCGCATGCCGGTCTATGCGACCCTGTTCATGCTGTTCACCATGGCCAATGTCGGCCTGCCGGGCACGTCGGGCTTCATCGGTGAGATCCTCACCATGGTCGGCGGCTTTCAGGCTTCGACCTGGGCGGCGGCGGGTGCGGCCCTCGGCGTGATCTTCTCGGCAGTTTACATGCTGACGCTCTACCGGCGCACCGTGTTTGGCCAGATCACCAATCCGGAACTGGAGTCCATCAAGGACATGAACCGGATCGAACTCGTCACTATCGTCCCGTTGGCGCTGCTGACGCTGCTCTTCGGCGTCGCGCCCAACCTGATCTTTAACCTGACCGAGGGCGCTGCGAAGAGCATTCTCTCGATGATGGCCGGAGGCTGA